The following are encoded together in the bacterium genome:
- a CDS encoding nitroreductase family protein, with the protein MATAIDPVCEMDVDIATAAWTSDYRGTTYYFCARACKGAFDSDPERYLERDRKTAVAAVLDGPTITMPVDVAIKTRRSISRFKDEPVPRELVERMLESAVWAPNHHLTEPWEFHVLGGEAKRAFAKHRIDFRQTLFKNPDAPEIEKALQKLYADTVAVPMIIAVTTTSPDDPDLRDDDYAATMCAIQNMLLTAVGLGLGAYLRTGGFIHHRGLRDLLAVPDGRRVAGILYAGYPERTPERRRTPYAQKTRWLE; encoded by the coding sequence ATGGCAACGGCGATCGATCCGGTCTGCGAAATGGACGTCGACATCGCGACGGCTGCATGGACGAGCGACTACCGCGGCACGACATACTATTTTTGCGCGCGGGCGTGCAAGGGGGCGTTTGACAGCGACCCCGAGCGATATCTGGAGCGAGATCGAAAAACCGCAGTCGCCGCCGTGCTCGATGGGCCTACTATCACCATGCCGGTCGACGTGGCCATCAAAACCCGGCGAAGCATCTCCCGCTTCAAAGACGAGCCGGTTCCACGCGAACTCGTGGAGCGCATGCTGGAAAGCGCCGTCTGGGCGCCCAATCACCATCTCACCGAGCCGTGGGAGTTTCACGTCCTCGGCGGCGAGGCCAAACGCGCCTTTGCCAAACATCGGATCGACTTCCGGCAGACGCTCTTCAAGAACCCGGACGCACCGGAGATTGAGAAGGCGCTTCAAAAGCTGTACGCCGATACCGTCGCCGTCCCCATGATCATCGCCGTCACAACGACGTCTCCCGACGATCCCGATCTCCGGGACGACGACTATGCCGCGACCATGTGCGCCATTCAAAACATGCTGCTCACCGCGGTGGGTCTTGGATTGGGCGCCTACCTCCGGACTGGAGGATTCATCCACCACCGCGGGCTCCGTGACCTTCTCGCCGTTCCGGATGGCCGGCGCGTCGCGGGAATCCTGTACGCCGGTTATCCGGAACGCACGCCCGAGCGCCGGCGCACGCCATACGCGCAGAA